Genomic window (Megamonas funiformis):
CTTGTGATGTTCCCAAAGTAGAATTGCCTACAAAACGTCAAGAGAATTTGAATTTACCAGAGCTGTCTGAAAATGAAATCAGTCGTCATTATACGCAATTAGCAGAAAATGTGCATGGCGTAAATAATGGTTTTTATCCTTTAGGTTCTTGTACTATGAAATACAATCCTAAAATTGATGAAGAAGTAGCAAGTTTCAAAGGTTTTACTAATATTCACCCATTGCAAGATAGAAAAACTGTACAAGGTGTATTAGAAGCAATTTCTTTGGCTAATGATTATTTATGTGAAATAACTGGTATGGATAAAATGACTTTCCAACCAGCAGCTGGCGCGCATGGTGAATTTTCCGGATTATTATTAATCAAAGCGTATCATAAGAGCAGAAATGATGAAAAACGTCATAAAATAATTGTTCCTGATTCTGCACATGGCACAAATCCAGCAAGTGCTTCTATGGTAAATTATGATGTTATTTCTGTTCCATCATCTAGTGATGGTTGTGTTGATATAGAAGCATTAAAAGCTGTAGTGGCTAAAGAAGGCGAAAATATTGCAGGTTTGATGTTAACTAATCCAAATACAGTTGGTATTTTTGATAAAAATATCTTAGAAATTACCAAATTGATACATGATGTAGGCGGATTATGTTATTATGATGGGGCAAATTTAAATGCTGTAATGGGTTGGGCTCGTCCAGGTGATATGGGCTTTGATGTAGTACATCTTAATTTGCATAAAACATTTGCAACTCCACATGGTGGCGGTGGCCCAGGAAGTGGCCCTATTGGTTGTAAAGCATTTTTACAAGAATTTTTACCAGGATATCAAGTAGTGCAAAAAGATGATTATTTTGATTTAGTGCGCTATGAAAAATCATATGGTATGGTAAAAGAATTTTATGGTCATTTCCTCGTAGTATTGAAAGCATTAGCTTATATTATGACTTTAGGCAAAGAAGGCATCAGTGAAGCTTCGGCAAATGCTGTACTCAATGCTAATTATATGAAACAAGAACTTTCAGATACTTTTAATATGGCTTATGATGGCATTTGTATGCACGAATTTGTAATGAGCTTAGAACAATTGAAACATGATTATAATGTATCTGCTTTAGATGTAGCAAAAGCTATGTTAGATTATGGTATTCATCCACCAACAATGTATTTCCCATTAATTGTGCATGAAGCATTGATGGTAGAACCTACAGAAACAGAAGGCAAGGCACAGATGGATGAAGCTATTAAAATTTATAAAGAAATTTATAAAACTGCGATAGAAAATCCAGATATTATGCATGAAATGCCACTTAATACTGTAGTGCGTCGTTTAGATGAAGTTTTAGCTGCAAGAAAACCAATATTACGCTATCAGGCAGAGTGATTAATTATGATAAATAGTATAAAAATTGTAAGAGGTGATGGCTTTAATCCCTATTATAATTTAGCTCAAGAAGAATATTTGACTACTACTGTAAATAAAGGTGAATTGATAATTTATCTATGGCAAAATAAGCACACCATTGTGATTGGCAGAAATCAAAATGCCTGGCAAGAATGTCATGTAGAAAAGTTTATCCAAGATGGTGGAAAAATAGCTCGCCGTTTATCTGGTGGCGGTGCTGTCTATCATGATTTGGGAAATTTGAATTTCACTTTTTGTGTGAGAAAAGAAGATTATGATATAGATAGACAATTATCCGTAATTTTGACGGCTGTACAAGCTTTAGGAATTAAAGCAGAAAAAACAGGTCGCAATGATATAACTATTGAGCAAAAGAAGTTTTCTGGAAATGCTTTTTATAAACAAGGAGATTTTTGTTATCATCATGGGACTTTATTACTATCGGTAGATAGTGAACAAATGCTGAAATTCTTAAATGTAGATAAAGCTAAATTACAATCAAAAGGCGTGGATTCTGTAAAATCACGTGTAACAAATTTAAAAGAATATAATGCTGATATTACAGTAGAGTCAATGTGTAAGCAGATAAAAATATCCGCAGAGAAAATTTATAATTGCTTAGCTGTGGATTATGTGATTAATTCTGTTGATAAATTAAAGATAAATGAATTAATGCAAAAATTTAGCGACTGGGATTGGATTTTTGGACGGAAAATACAATTTACAAATCATTTGCAAAGACGTTTCTCATGGGGAAATGTGGAATTTTATATTTATGTAGATAAAGGTAGAGTCAAGGATATAGAGATATATTCTGACGCTATGGAGCAAAATTTTATTTTATCATTGAAAGAAGCATTAAAAGATTGTTTGTATATAAAAAGAAATATAATTGAGCGGATAGAAAATTTAACTGAAGATAAAATTATGAGTAAAGATTTAATAACTTTAATTCAAGATGATTTGTAAATTATAAAGGTGTGGTGATTTATGGAAAATTTTGATTATTGTGAGCCGCACACTTGTGATTTAAATCATGAGTTAGGCGAACAAAATAGTCAGCGTATATAGAAATATGTACGTAGAGATAGACAAAGAGCTATCCAATACTGTTTGAATTGCTGGAAACTCCTAAAGATATCTGAACTACAACGTAAACATGAAATAAAGTTAAGCGTGAATGTGGCGAAAGCAGAAAAAATTAGATATATAGCATAAGGTTAAATCCTAAGTGCTGAAAAATGGATAATCAGCAGCGAAGCTCCAAATAGGAGAACGTTCAACGACTATTCCTCTTGAGGGAAGTACTCAGTAAGCGATTGACTGAGGAAGTGGACAGACTCTAACAGGTAAAGCTGAGGGATAAGATATAGTCTGTGCCGTTACGAAAGTAACGGAAGTTCATAAGAGAACTGTATAGAAAGTAGCGTTTCTATATGAACGAGACCTCATAATACGACTAAAGTAGAACCTAGAGTTCTTGTATATGTTATTTAAAAATATATAAACACTTGCTATATTACTATAGATATGTAATGATTATATTAGATGATAGTATATCAAAAGAAAGCGTAAGTGTTTATTATGGAAAGAGCTTATAAATTTAGGATATACCCTAACAAAACA
Coding sequences:
- a CDS encoding lipoate--protein ligase, translated to MINSIKIVRGDGFNPYYNLAQEEYLTTTVNKGELIIYLWQNKHTIVIGRNQNAWQECHVEKFIQDGGKIARRLSGGGAVYHDLGNLNFTFCVRKEDYDIDRQLSVILTAVQALGIKAEKTGRNDITIEQKKFSGNAFYKQGDFCYHHGTLLLSVDSEQMLKFLNVDKAKLQSKGVDSVKSRVTNLKEYNADITVESMCKQIKISAEKIYNCLAVDYVINSVDKLKINELMQKFSDWDWIFGRKIQFTNHLQRRFSWGNVEFYIYVDKGRVKDIEIYSDAMEQNFILSLKEALKDCLYIKRNIIERIENLTEDKIMSKDLITLIQDDL
- the gcvPB gene encoding aminomethyl-transferring glycine dehydrogenase subunit GcvPB, with protein sequence MNLIFEQSTQNHQCSILPPCDVPKVELPTKRQENLNLPELSENEISRHYTQLAENVHGVNNGFYPLGSCTMKYNPKIDEEVASFKGFTNIHPLQDRKTVQGVLEAISLANDYLCEITGMDKMTFQPAAGAHGEFSGLLLIKAYHKSRNDEKRHKIIVPDSAHGTNPASASMVNYDVISVPSSSDGCVDIEALKAVVAKEGENIAGLMLTNPNTVGIFDKNILEITKLIHDVGGLCYYDGANLNAVMGWARPGDMGFDVVHLNLHKTFATPHGGGGPGSGPIGCKAFLQEFLPGYQVVQKDDYFDLVRYEKSYGMVKEFYGHFLVVLKALAYIMTLGKEGISEASANAVLNANYMKQELSDTFNMAYDGICMHEFVMSLEQLKHDYNVSALDVAKAMLDYGIHPPTMYFPLIVHEALMVEPTETEGKAQMDEAIKIYKEIYKTAIENPDIMHEMPLNTVVRRLDEVLAARKPILRYQAE